A region of the Mycobacterium sp. NBC_00419 genome:
CGGGCTGCAGACCACCGAGGCCTGCGGCGACTGCCCACGTGTGGTGCTCGGGTCGCCGCTGGCCGGCGAATCCCTCGACGAGGTTCTCGACGGCACTCCCGCGATCGACGAGATCGTCCGCCGCTACGTCGGCAAGAAGGAGTACTCCAACCTCCCGCGCAAGTTCAAGACGGCCATCAGTGGTCTGCAGGACGTGGTGCACGAGGTCAATGACGTGGCGTTCATCGGGGTCAACCACCCCGACCACGGCCCCGGTTTCGATCTGTGGGTCGGCGGCGGCCTGTCGACCAACCCGATGCTGGGCCAGCGAGTGGGCGCCTGGGTTCCCCTCGACGAGGTGCCCGATGTCTGGGAAGCGGTGGTCAGCGTGTTCCGCGACTACGGCTACCGACGGCTGCGCGCGAAGGCCAGGCTGAAGTTCCTGATCAAGGACTGGGGTATTGAGAAATTCAGGGAAGTCCTCGAGACCGAATACCTCAAGCGGCCGCTGATCGACGGGCCGGCACCTGAGCCGGTCGCCCGCCCGATCGACCACGTCGGCGTGCAACGGCTTAAGAACGGTCTCAACGCCGTCGGAGTGGCGCCCATCGCGGGCCGCGTGTCCGGCACGATCCTGACGGCGGTCGCCGACCTGGCGCAGGCCGCAGGCTCCGATCGGGTCCGGTTCACGCCGTACCAGAAGCTGGTCATCCTCGACGTCCCCGACGACAAGCTCGAGGAGCTGCGGGCCGGTCTCGATGCGCTCGGTCTGCCGTCGGCGCCGTCGCACTGGCGGCGCAACCTGATGGCCTGCACCGGAATCGAGTTCTGCAAGCTGAGCTTCGCCGAGACGCGGGTGCGCGCCCAGAGCCTGGTGCCCGACCTGGAGAAGCGCCTCGAGGACATCAACGCCGCGCTGGACGTGCCGGTGACCGTCAACATCAACGGATGCCCCAACTCGTGCGCCCGCATCCAGATCGCCGACATCGGGTTCAAGGGACAGATGGTCGACGAGGGCGACGGACCGGAGGAAGGGTTCCAGGTTCACCTGGGCGGCAGCCTGGGCCTGGACAGCGCCTTCGGCCGCAAGCTGCGTCAGCACAAGGTGCTCTCCAGCGAGCTTGGCGACTACATCGAGCGGGTCGTGCGCAACTTCGTGAAACAAAGACACGACGGCGAGCGTTTCGCCCAGTGGGCGCTGCGCGCTGATGAGGCTGATTTGCGATGACCATTGGGGTGCATGAGATGACCGAGACCGACCTGCGGGCATTGGCAGAGCGCGGTGCCGCCGAGTTGGACGGTGCCAGCGCAACCGAACTGCTGGCCTGGACCGACGAGCATTTCGCCGGTAACTACGTGGTGGCCTCCAATATGCAGGACGCCGTGCTGGTCGACCTTGCCGCCAAAGTGCGCCCCGGGGTCGACGTGCTGTTCCTGGATACCGGCTATCACTTCGCCGAGACCATCGGCACCCGCGACGCCGCCGAAGCCGTCTACGACATCACCGTGGTGAACGTGACCGCCGAGCACAGCGTCGCCGAGCAGGATCGGCTGCTGGGCAAGGATCTGTTCGCCCGCGATCCCAACGAGTGCTGCCGGCTGCGCAAGGTGACACCGTTGCGTAAGGCGCTGCAAGGCTATTCGGCCTGGGCGACCGGTATCCGCCGGGTGGAGTCACCGACCCGGGCCAACGCACCGCTGATCTCCTACGACGAGGCCTTCGGCTTGGTGAAGATCAACCCGCTGGCGGCCTGGACCGACGAGGACATGCAGGCCTACATCGACGCCAACGGTGTGCTGGTGAATCCGCTCGTCGACGAGGGCTACCCGTCGATCGGCTGCGCACCGTGCACGGCCAAGCCGGTCGAGGGTGCCGACCCGCGCAGCGGACGCTGGCTCGGCTCGGCCAAAACCGAATGCGGACTGCACGTTTCGTGAGACTCGTTCTCACCGCGCACGGCAGCGCCGATCCCCGTTCGGCGGCGACCACGCACGCCGTCGCCGACCAGATCAGGCTGCTACGCCCGGCGCTCGACGTGACGGTGGCGTTCTGCGAGAAGAACTCTCCGAACCTTCGCGACGTTCTGTGCACCACCGATGGGCCGGCTGTCGTCACTCCCCTGCTGTTGGCCAGTGCGTACCACGCCCGGGTCGATATTCCGGAGATGATCGCCGACGCCGGCGCCGATGTGCTGCAGGCCGACACGCTCGGTGAGGACCCGCGCCTCGTCCAGGTGATGCGTGAACGCCTGGCGCAGGCCGGTGTCCCCGGTGACGCGCCCGACGTGGGCGTGCTGGTCGTGGCGGTCGGTTCGTCGCAGCCGCAGGCCAACGCCCGCACCGCAACGCTGGGCGACGCACTGGCCGACGGGGCAGGGTGGGCCGGGGTGCAGGTGGCCTACGCCACCGGGCCGCAGCCCTCGGTGCTCGACGGGATCGACCTTCTG
Encoded here:
- a CDS encoding sirohydrochlorin chelatase, with the protein product MRLVLTAHGSADPRSAATTHAVADQIRLLRPALDVTVAFCEKNSPNLRDVLCTTDGPAVVTPLLLASAYHARVDIPEMIADAGADVLQADTLGEDPRLVQVMRERLAQAGVPGDAPDVGVLVVAVGSSQPQANARTATLGDALADGAGWAGVQVAYATGPQPSVLDGIDLLRDRGASRVVLAPWFIAPGRITDRVAEIASAAGIVMAAPLGAHPLLAQAVLDRYDVAVAQRAAA
- a CDS encoding phosphoadenylyl-sulfate reductase, translated to MTIGVHEMTETDLRALAERGAAELDGASATELLAWTDEHFAGNYVVASNMQDAVLVDLAAKVRPGVDVLFLDTGYHFAETIGTRDAAEAVYDITVVNVTAEHSVAEQDRLLGKDLFARDPNECCRLRKVTPLRKALQGYSAWATGIRRVESPTRANAPLISYDEAFGLVKINPLAAWTDEDMQAYIDANGVLVNPLVDEGYPSIGCAPCTAKPVEGADPRSGRWLGSAKTECGLHVS
- a CDS encoding nitrite/sulfite reductase; amino-acid sequence: MTQPTKADRPAKRPKGEGQWALGYREPLNANEQSKKDDNPLNVRERIENIYAKQGFDSIDKGDLRGRFRWWGLYTQRKPGYDGTWTGDENTDMLEDEFFMLRVRSDGGALTTAALRTLGGISTEFGRDTADISDRENVQYHWIRVEDMPEIWRRLDEVGLQTTEACGDCPRVVLGSPLAGESLDEVLDGTPAIDEIVRRYVGKKEYSNLPRKFKTAISGLQDVVHEVNDVAFIGVNHPDHGPGFDLWVGGGLSTNPMLGQRVGAWVPLDEVPDVWEAVVSVFRDYGYRRLRAKARLKFLIKDWGIEKFREVLETEYLKRPLIDGPAPEPVARPIDHVGVQRLKNGLNAVGVAPIAGRVSGTILTAVADLAQAAGSDRVRFTPYQKLVILDVPDDKLEELRAGLDALGLPSAPSHWRRNLMACTGIEFCKLSFAETRVRAQSLVPDLEKRLEDINAALDVPVTVNINGCPNSCARIQIADIGFKGQMVDEGDGPEEGFQVHLGGSLGLDSAFGRKLRQHKVLSSELGDYIERVVRNFVKQRHDGERFAQWALRADEADLR